The Candidatus Methylomirabilota bacterium DNA segment GCCGGCGCTGCAATCGATCGGCATCACGGGCCATTACTATCTGCTCAATGCCGCGCCCTACGTGCTGACGCTGATCCTCCTGATCCTGAGCTCGTCGCCCCGGCAGGTGCTGGTCGGCGCCCCTAGCGAGCTGACGATCAGCCGATGAGCATCGCCCGCCCGCCAGAGATCGAGGTCGTCGACATGACGAAGCGCTTCGGCGACCTCGTCGCACTCGACGCGGTGTCCCTGCGCCTGGCGCCCGGCACGTTCCACGCGATCCTCGGCGAGAACGGCGCGGGCAAGAGCACGCTGGTGAAGTGCCTGATGGGCTACCACCACGCCGACGCCGGGCGCGTGCTGGTCGACGGCGCCGAGCGCGTCGTCGCCAACCCCCGCCACGCCCACCAGCTCGGCCTGGGGATGGTCTATCAGCACTTCACGCTGGTGCCCAGCATGACGGGCGCCGAGAACCTGATCCTGGGCGCCGACGACGCGCCGGCCATCGTACGCTGGGACGCCGTGCGAGCCCGGCTGCAGGCGTTTCAGGCCAGCATGCCGTTCCGGATCGATCTCGACCGGCCGGTCGCCACGCTGGCCGCCGGCCAGAAGCAGAA contains these protein-coding regions:
- a CDS encoding ATP-binding cassette domain-containing protein, yielding MSIARPPEIEVVDMTKRFGDLVALDAVSLRLAPGTFHAILGENGAGKSTLVKCLMGYHHADAGRVLVDGAERVVANPRHAHQLGLGMVYQHFTLVPSMTGAENLILGADDAPAIVRWDAVRARLQAFQASMPFRIDLDRPVATLAAGQKQKLEILKQLFLGRRVIILDEPTTVLTPDEADQILGVMRELTRAGRLTAVIITHKLREVQAFADEVTV